One segment of Asaia bogorensis NBRC 16594 DNA contains the following:
- the argH gene encoding argininosuccinate lyase, producing the protein MDNPVTETKPQPSSDTPTQTEARLANPQWGGRFAAGPAAIMADINASIDFDRKLWRQDIRGSLAHAAMLARVGLLTAAEEQEIRDGLHGIARDIEAGNFPFSQDLEDIHMNIEARLSDRIGEAGKRLHTARSRNDQVATDFRLWVRDAIDGISGQVTALMRSLATRALEHAADAMPGFTHLQVAQPVTFGHHLLAYVEMLSRDRDRLRDARARLNECPLGSAALAGTSFPIDRRFTAAQLGFDRPTANSLDSVSDRDFALEYLSALSLLGMHLSRLSEELVLWCSAPFSFVRLSDGFTTGSSIMPQKKNPDAAELVRAKVGRITGDFMGLLMVMKGLPLAYAKDTQEDKEPVFDATEAATLSLAAMDGMIRDMTANTDKMRALAGAGFATATDLADWLVRVPRLPFRTAHHVTGRLVGMAEAKGCDLADLTLEEMQGVEPQIDASIFDVLTVESSLASRTSEGGTAPENVARAAGLWLSRLEENAA; encoded by the coding sequence ATGGACAACCCCGTGACCGAGACCAAGCCCCAGCCATCGAGCGATACTCCCACCCAGACCGAAGCGCGTCTGGCCAACCCGCAATGGGGCGGGCGCTTTGCGGCCGGTCCGGCTGCCATCATGGCCGATATCAATGCGTCCATCGATTTCGATCGCAAGTTGTGGCGTCAGGATATTCGCGGCTCGCTGGCTCATGCAGCCATGCTCGCCCGCGTGGGTCTGCTGACGGCGGCCGAGGAACAAGAGATCCGCGACGGGCTTCACGGCATTGCCCGTGATATCGAAGCCGGGAATTTTCCTTTCTCGCAGGATCTTGAAGATATTCACATGAATATCGAGGCACGCTTGTCCGATCGTATCGGCGAGGCTGGCAAGCGCCTGCATACTGCGCGCTCGCGCAATGACCAGGTTGCCACCGATTTCCGCCTATGGGTGCGCGATGCCATTGACGGAATAAGCGGGCAGGTCACCGCGCTCATGCGCTCTCTGGCGACACGGGCACTGGAACATGCTGCTGACGCCATGCCGGGCTTTACCCATCTGCAGGTCGCCCAGCCTGTCACGTTCGGGCACCATCTGCTGGCCTATGTCGAGATGCTCTCGCGTGACCGCGACCGGCTGCGCGACGCCCGCGCACGTCTGAACGAATGTCCGCTCGGCTCTGCGGCGCTTGCGGGCACCTCCTTCCCGATCGACCGGCGCTTCACGGCTGCTCAGCTCGGCTTTGACCGCCCCACAGCCAACTCGCTCGATTCGGTGTCCGACCGCGATTTCGCGCTCGAATATCTTTCGGCTCTGTCGCTGCTCGGTATGCATCTGTCGCGCCTGTCGGAAGAGTTGGTGCTGTGGTGCTCGGCACCGTTCAGCTTCGTACGGCTTTCAGACGGCTTCACCACCGGCTCCTCCATCATGCCGCAAAAGAAAAACCCTGATGCCGCCGAGCTGGTGCGCGCCAAGGTAGGGCGCATCACGGGTGATTTCATGGGCCTGCTGATGGTGATGAAGGGCCTGCCTCTGGCCTATGCCAAGGACACGCAGGAGGACAAGGAGCCGGTATTCGATGCTACCGAGGCCGCAACCCTGTCTCTTGCTGCCATGGATGGCATGATACGCGACATGACTGCCAACACAGACAAGATGCGCGCCCTCGCCGGTGCCGGTTTCGCGACCGCAACCGACCTTGCGGACTGGCTGGTGCGCGTGCCGCGTCTGCCCTTCCGCACGGCGCATCATGTCACGGGCCGGCTTGTTGGCATGGCCGAAGCCAAAGGCTGTGATCTGGCTGATCTCACGCTGGAGGAAATGCAGGGTGTCGAGCCGCAGATCGATGCCAGCATTTTCGATGTACTGACCGTCGAATCCTCACTCGCCTCGCGCACCAGTGAGGGCGGCACAGCGCCGGAGAACGTTGCCCGCGCAGCAGGGCTCTGGCTGTCACGCCTTGAGGAGAACGCAGCATGA
- the gluQRS gene encoding tRNA glutamyl-Q(34) synthetase GluQRS, which translates to MTGFRTRFAPSPTGFLHLGHVASACHARDMAGHDGTFLIRIEDIDPQRCLPAFTQALLDDLEWLGFESAEPVICQSAHLPYYRSMLDTLREQGLVYACTCSRAEMQAGAVGIAPDGSAVYGGHCRGRHGQIVPDQPHVWRLDMDAALKRLGFIPSWQEGAQCIEGRAQDFGDVVLGRRDNGVSYHLCVTCDDARQGITCVTRGADLYEATSVHRVLQELLGFAAPLYVHHGLICDEAGRKLSKRDGAESLRALREKGMSAAAIIALARSSIARTPFNGGADYSGG; encoded by the coding sequence ATGACAGGATTTCGCACACGTTTTGCACCGAGCCCGACGGGTTTTCTGCATCTGGGTCACGTTGCCTCGGCTTGTCATGCGCGGGATATGGCGGGGCATGACGGAACATTCCTGATCCGCATTGAGGATATCGACCCGCAGCGCTGCCTGCCTGCCTTCACGCAGGCACTTCTGGACGATCTTGAGTGGCTGGGGTTCGAAAGCGCGGAGCCTGTCATATGCCAGTCAGCCCATCTGCCTTACTACCGGTCCATGCTGGATACATTGCGCGAACAGGGGCTGGTTTATGCCTGCACCTGCTCAAGGGCCGAAATGCAGGCGGGTGCGGTAGGCATCGCGCCGGATGGGAGTGCCGTCTATGGCGGGCATTGCCGTGGTCGTCATGGCCAGATTGTGCCGGATCAGCCGCATGTCTGGCGTCTCGATATGGACGCAGCATTGAAGCGGCTCGGGTTTATCCCCTCCTGGCAGGAAGGCGCGCAATGCATCGAAGGGCGGGCGCAGGACTTTGGGGATGTCGTGTTGGGACGGCGCGATAATGGCGTCTCATACCATCTGTGCGTGACATGCGACGATGCCCGTCAGGGCATTACCTGCGTCACACGAGGCGCGGATCTTTACGAGGCGACCTCGGTGCACCGTGTATTGCAGGAACTGCTTGGTTTTGCGGCCCCGCTTTATGTCCATCACGGGCTGATCTGCGATGAAGCCGGGCGCAAGCTTTCAAAGCGGGATGGTGCCGAGAGCCTGCGTGCCCTGCGGGAAAAGGGGATGAGCGCGGCTGCCATCATCGCTCTGGCGCGCTCATCCATTGCCCGGACGCCCTTTAACGGTGGGGCGGATTACTCCGGCGGGTAG
- a CDS encoding HNH endonuclease: MLASAQHFPALVLNADFRPLSYFPLSLWSWQESVKAVFLDRVSVLSEYDDIEVHSPSCVMRVPSVIALKEYIPTARRPAFTRFNVFLRDNFSCQYCHDRLPTHELTFDHVIPRAKGGRTTWENVVTACSPCNLIKGSKLPAEIGMHPRIRPVQPSTRRLQENGRSFPPNYLHESWRDYLYWDSELEG; this comes from the coding sequence ATGCTTGCCAGCGCCCAGCATTTCCCCGCCCTTGTTCTGAATGCGGATTTTCGTCCGCTTTCATATTTCCCGCTATCGCTATGGTCCTGGCAGGAAAGCGTCAAGGCGGTGTTTCTCGACCGGGTTTCAGTCCTGAGTGAATACGACGATATCGAGGTCCATTCACCAAGCTGCGTCATGCGCGTGCCCAGCGTGATTGCGCTGAAGGAATATATCCCCACAGCGCGACGACCGGCTTTCACGCGGTTCAACGTTTTCCTGCGTGACAACTTCTCCTGCCAGTACTGCCACGACCGATTACCCACGCATGAGCTGACCTTTGATCACGTTATCCCTCGTGCCAAAGGCGGCCGCACCACGTGGGAAAACGTTGTAACGGCGTGCAGCCCCTGCAATCTGATCAAAGGATCGAAACTTCCCGCCGAGATCGGCATGCACCCGCGCATCAGGCCTGTGCAGCCCTCGACACGGCGCCTGCAGGAGAATGGCCGTAGCTTTCCGCCAAACTACCTGCATGAAAGCTGGCGTGATTATCTGTACTGGGACAGCGAGCTGGAGGGCTGA
- a CDS encoding ArsC family reductase, with protein MTIYGITTCDTVRKARRWLDAEGVAYRYHDLRKDGLSAEELADWVKAVGWEKLLNKSGMTFRKLPEADKQISTEAQAVALMLAHPTVIKRPVLMRDGAVTLGFKPELYAAVFAPTP; from the coding sequence GTGACCATCTACGGAATCACGACCTGTGACACTGTGCGCAAGGCGCGGCGCTGGCTGGATGCCGAGGGTGTCGCCTATCGCTACCATGATCTGCGCAAGGATGGGCTGAGCGCTGAGGAACTGGCGGACTGGGTTAAAGCTGTTGGGTGGGAGAAACTGCTTAACAAATCGGGGATGACATTCCGCAAGCTGCCTGAGGCGGACAAGCAGATCAGCACGGAAGCTCAGGCTGTGGCGCTGATGCTCGCGCACCCGACCGTTATCAAGCGCCCTGTTCTGATGCGTGACGGAGCGGTGACGCTTGGGTTCAAGCCTGAGCTCTATGCGGCAGTCTTTGCGCCCACGCCCTGA